A part of Desulfovibrio sp. genomic DNA contains:
- a CDS encoding DUF554 domain-containing protein — protein sequence MVGPYVNAAAVLAGTLAGALLGDRLSKNLRTRMPMVFGCASMGLGIAMVVKVNSLPPMVLALVLGALVGELAHLETGIQRLAAKTRKLIEKFAKPASDVNHDEFLEKFVAIMVLFCVSGTGIFGAMSEGMTGDATLLIVKAILDLFTSAIFAASLGYTVATLMIPQFIIQIGLYLGASLILPLVTPGMTADFSACGGLIMLATGFRICGIKQFPVANMVPSLFIVMPLSALWTRFLG from the coding sequence ATGGTTGGTCCATATGTGAATGCGGCGGCCGTGCTGGCTGGGACTCTTGCGGGGGCGTTGCTTGGAGACAGGTTGAGCAAAAACCTGCGCACCAGGATGCCTATGGTGTTCGGATGCGCGTCCATGGGGCTCGGCATAGCCATGGTCGTCAAGGTGAATTCATTGCCTCCCATGGTTCTGGCCCTTGTGCTCGGGGCCCTCGTGGGGGAGCTGGCGCATCTTGAAACCGGAATCCAGAGGCTTGCCGCGAAAACGAGGAAACTGATCGAGAAGTTTGCAAAGCCCGCTTCGGACGTGAACCATGACGAATTTCTCGAGAAGTTTGTGGCCATCATGGTGCTTTTTTGCGTGAGCGGTACGGGAATATTTGGGGCCATGAGCGAAGGCATGACCGGGGACGCCACCCTGCTCATCGTGAAAGCCATTCTCGATCTGTTCACCTCGGCCATCTTTGCGGCATCACTCGGCTACACCGTGGCCACTCTGATGATCCCCCAGTTCATAATCCAAATCGGGCTCTATCTGGGTGCGTCCTTGATTCTTCCCCTGGTCACTCCCGGGATGACCGCCGATTTCTCCGCCTGCGGTGGTCTCATCATGCTGGCCACGGGATTTCGTATCTGCGGGATAAAGCAATTCCCCGTGGCCAATATGGTCCCTTCTCTGTTTATCGTCATGCCGCTCTCCGCTCTATGGACTCGGTTTCTGGGCTGA
- a CDS encoding ATP-binding cassette domain-containing protein: MISAVQLHHAFGDHQALRAVSFRVAKGEFAFITGHSGAGKTTLMRILHGELPVQRGKARIAGYDLAALRKNQLPFLRREVALIFQDFKILMDRSATDNISLPLEVAGMPRDQIKRRVDSVLASLNLGRIANLACASLSGGEQQLVATARAMASGPKVILADEPTGNLDWDMAQRLLEVFKQFHAHGSTILMATHNQDLVRSTPQARVLSLESGLLLNGGDDIQEDE, from the coding sequence ATGATCTCGGCCGTACAGCTCCACCACGCTTTCGGGGACCACCAGGCCCTGCGCGCGGTGAGCTTTCGTGTGGCCAAGGGAGAATTCGCTTTCATCACCGGACATTCCGGCGCGGGCAAGACCACGCTCATGCGCATCCTGCACGGCGAACTGCCCGTGCAGCGTGGCAAGGCCCGCATCGCGGGCTACGATCTGGCGGCCCTCAGAAAAAACCAGCTTCCCTTTCTGCGCCGTGAGGTGGCTTTGATCTTCCAGGACTTCAAAATCCTGATGGACCGCTCGGCTACTGATAACATCAGCCTCCCTCTTGAAGTTGCCGGCATGCCCCGGGACCAAATCAAACGCAGGGTGGATTCGGTGCTGGCTTCGCTTAATCTCGGACGCATCGCGAATCTGGCCTGCGCCAGCCTGTCCGGGGGTGAACAGCAGCTCGTGGCCACCGCACGAGCCATGGCAAGCGGCCCCAAGGTCATTCTCGCGGACGAACCCACCGGCAACCTGGACTGGGATATGGCTCAACGCCTCCTGGAGGTGTTCAAGCAGTTTCATGCGCACGGCTCAACCATTCTCATGGCCACCCACAACCAGGACCTGGTCAGGTCAACCCCCCAAGCCAGGGTGCTGAGCCTGGAGAGCGGCCTTCTTCTGAACGGGGGCGACGATATCCAGGAGGATGAGTAA
- a CDS encoding glycosyltransferase family 1 protein, with translation MNDPDRLVAWFGREYFAASIARPGWRVFVHSYHDPQLFTWNDIVSLCGQAPDVLVLGDRSHPPPFLGLESYPCLTVFYSVDSHIHSWHPLYAQAFDACLAGLKDDLDRFAVGRLTAKQVLWSPAYAPNQEYLLWTPEEPEWDVLFAGTVNPETTPLRAEFLERLKSALPGLHVRQGEFKYLFPKARVVLNVAERGDLNFRVFEALAMKKPLLTPLTGNGLLELFEDGRDLLTYAADDAADCAAKARWLLDHPAQAEQMARSGLAKVDSAHRGTHRADACVAFFASLLSQGNGKRLALAGDIHQSVLKPLHLHWADSSAEPAMKMAYLRDARRNLEKHLPDGNGSTV, from the coding sequence GTGAACGACCCTGACCGGCTGGTGGCCTGGTTTGGCCGGGAGTATTTCGCTGCATCCATAGCGCGTCCGGGCTGGAGGGTATTCGTACACTCCTACCATGACCCGCAACTCTTCACCTGGAATGACATCGTTTCGCTGTGCGGACAGGCACCGGATGTTCTGGTTCTCGGCGACCGCAGCCACCCGCCTCCGTTTCTTGGCCTGGAGAGTTACCCCTGCCTGACCGTTTTTTACAGCGTGGACAGCCACATCCACTCCTGGCACCCCCTGTACGCCCAGGCCTTCGACGCCTGCCTGGCTGGCCTCAAGGACGACCTGGACCGTTTCGCCGTTGGTCGCCTTACCGCCAAGCAGGTGCTCTGGAGCCCGGCCTACGCCCCGAACCAGGAGTACCTGCTCTGGACACCGGAAGAGCCTGAATGGGACGTTCTCTTCGCGGGGACCGTAAACCCCGAAACCACGCCGCTTCGTGCCGAGTTTCTGGAGCGGCTGAAATCGGCCTTGCCAGGGCTTCATGTACGCCAGGGAGAATTCAAGTATCTCTTCCCCAAGGCCCGCGTCGTTCTCAACGTGGCCGAGCGCGGAGACCTGAATTTCAGGGTGTTTGAAGCTTTGGCCATGAAGAAACCCCTGCTCACTCCGCTGACGGGCAATGGCCTCCTGGAACTCTTCGAGGACGGACGCGATCTTCTGACCTACGCCGCGGATGACGCGGCCGACTGCGCGGCCAAAGCACGCTGGCTGTTGGACCACCCTGCTCAGGCGGAACAAATGGCCCGATCCGGGCTGGCAAAGGTGGACTCGGCGCACAGGGGGACCCACCGCGCCGATGCCTGCGTGGCTTTTTTTGCCTCGCTGCTCTCTCAGGGCAATGGCAAACGCCTTGCTCTGGCCGGCGACATCCATCAAAGCGTTCTGAAACCCCTGCATCTGCACTGGGCCGACTCTTCGGCTGAACCGGCCATGAAGATGGCATATTTACGGGATGCGAGAAGAAATCTGGAAAAGCATCTTCCGGATGGGAACGGTTCGACGGTTTGA
- a CDS encoding class I SAM-dependent methyltransferase — protein MAGTHRVFIPAAQIGPLYERIREAFKTEAVSPRLEKPMPVLNLSGLACYELAVVGSSWRCRTPFIYPLLSTRPNLAYPEWRGRPLEHIPGADWVILGGNPEHFADVLLDATKNCDWESVSLIPYLKVGGQLQRKRQETDVPVRLKKVWHFVNHVAVARIMAELIDLPEDRWHETGYVAVQDHYGKFSPYIEARLANAPKLVIELGCGLGQTTRSLAARFPDAKVIGLDVSRESLTVAREKFRLPNLEYREFDFANRFAFEDGSVDLIVSSSALNISDNQMRTAAETFRILSQDGLLVNGCIFEPFHTYWDFPQSAFRLSRSNLLLDDWLAAATKHGNGMELYHWTQAQSDHYFAASKLDSFKTLYGAWVQNIEHTPFVPYDYPQCTGYMVVGGKAVTGASIRVPASNHMDALEEILGSYERSPEPMKELAGMNWITVAASQDLYPEAGEYLSACLPGAADIIGQVLDPGVLNHLRHLAA, from the coding sequence ATGGCGGGAACACACAGGGTATTCATCCCGGCGGCTCAAATCGGGCCGCTCTATGAGCGCATTCGCGAAGCATTCAAAACTGAGGCGGTTTCGCCCAGGCTTGAAAAACCCATGCCGGTGCTAAACCTGTCCGGTCTTGCCTGCTACGAATTAGCGGTAGTGGGGTCATCCTGGCGCTGCCGGACTCCCTTCATCTATCCCCTCCTAAGCACGCGCCCCAACCTCGCCTATCCGGAATGGCGGGGACGCCCCCTGGAACACATCCCCGGAGCAGACTGGGTGATCCTGGGCGGTAATCCGGAACACTTTGCCGACGTCTTGCTCGATGCAACCAAAAATTGCGATTGGGAGTCAGTGAGCCTGATCCCCTACCTGAAAGTGGGTGGACAACTCCAAAGAAAGCGTCAAGAGACCGACGTTCCGGTGCGGTTGAAAAAGGTTTGGCACTTCGTCAACCACGTGGCCGTGGCCAGGATCATGGCAGAACTGATCGATCTTCCGGAAGATCGCTGGCACGAGACGGGCTACGTGGCGGTTCAGGATCACTACGGGAAGTTCAGTCCATATATTGAAGCGCGCTTGGCCAATGCCCCAAAACTGGTAATCGAGCTTGGCTGTGGCTTGGGCCAGACGACAAGGTCCCTGGCTGCCAGGTTCCCCGACGCGAAGGTGATCGGGCTAGACGTGAGCCGCGAATCGCTCACCGTTGCCCGCGAAAAATTCAGGCTACCGAATCTGGAATACCGGGAATTCGACTTCGCCAACCGCTTCGCCTTCGAGGACGGCTCGGTGGACCTCATAGTCTCCTCTTCGGCGCTGAACATATCAGACAATCAAATGCGGACGGCTGCCGAGACATTCCGCATACTGTCTCAGGACGGGCTTCTGGTGAATGGGTGCATATTCGAACCGTTTCACACCTATTGGGATTTCCCGCAGAGCGCGTTCAGGCTTTCCAGGTCCAACCTGCTCTTGGACGATTGGCTCGCCGCGGCCACAAAGCATGGAAACGGCATGGAACTCTATCATTGGACCCAGGCTCAGTCCGACCACTATTTCGCAGCCTCAAAGCTGGATTCCTTCAAGACCCTTTACGGAGCTTGGGTACAAAACATCGAGCACACGCCATTCGTTCCCTACGACTACCCTCAATGCACGGGTTACATGGTTGTGGGCGGCAAGGCCGTCACCGGAGCTTCCATCCGCGTGCCCGCCTCCAATCACATGGACGCATTGGAGGAGATCCTTGGTTCCTATGAGCGTTCCCCGGAACCCATGAAGGAGCTTGCGGGGATGAACTGGATCACCGTTGCGGCCAGTCAGGACCTTTATCCCGAGGCGGGCGAGTACTTATCCGCCTGCCTGCCAGGTGCTGCTGACATTATCGGCCAAGTCCTCGATCCAGGGGTATTGAACCATCTCCGCCATCTGGCGGCATAG
- a CDS encoding vitamin B12-dependent ribonucleotide reductase, translated as MPPATVPADLPVPQLNQNAKLVLAKRYLRKGPEGDPVENEQALFWRVAQAIAKEEAKYKKSSWKAKELARAFYDLMISFKFLPNSPTLMNAGTDLGQLAACFVIPVGDSMDEIFDAVKHAALIHKSGGGTGFSFSRLRPASARVGSTGGVASGPISFMRIFNTATEQVKQGGTRRGANMGILRVDHPDILDFIRCKEREGDLNNFNISVALTESFMQAVENDESYDLVAPHTKEVTGKLKAREVFSILVQKAWESGDPGIIFLDRINRDNPTPALGEIESTNPCGEQPLLPYEACNLGSLNLALMTNDSREGIDWEELKRVVHLGVRFLDNVIDASVYPLERITDMVHSNRKIGLGVMGFADLLFQLNVPYDSQEALKLAEKIMDFIQVESKAASKELADERGPFPNYTKSVFVDRKQGPYRNATTTTIAPTGTLSILAGCSSGVEPLFALSFARHVMDGEKLVESNPFFEAAVKAAECHSPKLMEEVAAKGSISHIDYIPEDIRRVFVTAMDIEPLWHLKMQAAFQKYTDNAVSKTVNLPTSSTQDEIWRIYWLAYELGCKGVTVYRDGCKAGQVLCTGDGSKQEKPDERAESKVRHRPDVCYGFTQKVKTGYGDLYLTVNEVDGKPFEMFATIGKSGRSITAKAEAIGRLVSLALRSGVDVTEVVGQLKGIGGENPVFQKKGLLLSLPDAVSWVLEHRYMQGRSKPEDFKSLNVPTCPECAEELVFEEGCYVCKACGFTKCG; from the coding sequence ATGCCCCCTGCCACTGTTCCAGCCGACCTCCCCGTTCCCCAGCTCAACCAGAACGCCAAACTCGTCCTTGCCAAGCGCTACCTCCGCAAGGGCCCCGAAGGCGATCCCGTGGAGAACGAGCAGGCTCTTTTCTGGCGCGTGGCCCAGGCCATCGCCAAGGAAGAGGCGAAGTACAAGAAGTCTTCCTGGAAGGCCAAGGAACTGGCCCGGGCTTTTTACGACCTGATGATCTCCTTCAAGTTTCTTCCCAATTCGCCCACCCTCATGAACGCCGGCACGGACCTCGGACAGTTGGCAGCGTGTTTCGTCATCCCTGTGGGCGATTCCATGGACGAGATCTTCGACGCGGTGAAACATGCCGCCCTTATCCATAAATCCGGCGGCGGCACGGGTTTCTCCTTCTCCAGGCTCCGCCCCGCCAGCGCCCGGGTGGGCTCCACCGGCGGTGTGGCTTCCGGGCCGATATCCTTCATGCGCATTTTCAACACCGCCACCGAGCAGGTGAAGCAGGGCGGGACCAGGCGCGGAGCCAACATGGGCATCCTGCGCGTGGACCATCCGGACATTCTGGACTTTATCCGCTGCAAGGAGCGTGAGGGAGACCTCAACAATTTCAACATTTCCGTTGCTCTGACCGAATCCTTCATGCAGGCGGTGGAGAACGACGAATCCTACGATCTGGTCGCTCCGCACACCAAGGAAGTCACAGGAAAGCTCAAAGCCCGCGAAGTATTCTCGATCCTGGTGCAGAAGGCCTGGGAATCCGGAGACCCGGGAATCATCTTCCTGGACCGCATAAACCGCGACAATCCCACTCCGGCCCTGGGCGAAATCGAATCCACCAATCCCTGCGGCGAGCAGCCGCTGCTGCCGTATGAAGCCTGCAATCTGGGGTCGCTGAACCTTGCGCTCATGACCAACGATTCCCGTGAAGGGATCGACTGGGAAGAGCTCAAGCGCGTGGTGCACCTCGGGGTCAGGTTCTTGGACAACGTCATCGACGCCTCGGTGTATCCCTTGGAGCGCATAACAGACATGGTGCACTCCAACCGGAAGATCGGCCTTGGGGTCATGGGCTTCGCGGATCTGCTTTTCCAGCTGAACGTCCCCTACGATTCCCAGGAAGCCCTCAAGCTGGCCGAAAAGATCATGGATTTCATCCAGGTCGAGTCCAAGGCCGCCTCCAAGGAACTGGCCGACGAACGCGGCCCCTTCCCCAACTACACCAAGTCGGTGTTCGTGGATCGCAAGCAGGGGCCCTATCGCAACGCCACCACCACCACCATCGCGCCCACAGGAACGCTCTCCATCCTTGCCGGATGTTCCTCGGGCGTCGAACCTTTGTTCGCCCTATCCTTCGCTCGTCACGTCATGGACGGCGAAAAGCTGGTCGAGTCCAATCCCTTCTTCGAGGCCGCGGTGAAGGCCGCCGAGTGCCACTCGCCCAAACTCATGGAAGAGGTGGCCGCCAAAGGTTCCATTTCGCATATCGACTACATTCCAGAGGACATCCGCCGCGTCTTCGTTACGGCCATGGACATCGAGCCCCTCTGGCATCTCAAGATGCAGGCCGCCTTCCAGAAGTACACGGACAACGCCGTTTCCAAGACCGTGAACCTGCCGACTTCCTCCACCCAGGATGAAATCTGGCGCATATACTGGCTGGCCTACGAACTCGGCTGCAAGGGCGTCACCGTGTACCGCGACGGCTGCAAGGCCGGCCAGGTGCTTTGCACCGGCGACGGCTCCAAGCAGGAGAAGCCAGATGAACGCGCGGAGTCCAAGGTGCGCCACCGCCCGGACGTCTGCTACGGCTTCACCCAGAAGGTGAAAACCGGATACGGGGATCTCTACCTCACCGTGAACGAGGTGGATGGCAAACCTTTCGAGATGTTCGCCACCATCGGCAAATCCGGCCGCTCCATCACGGCCAAGGCCGAGGCCATAGGCCGTCTCGTTTCCCTGGCCCTTCGCTCCGGGGTGGATGTGACCGAAGTTGTCGGCCAGCTCAAGGGCATCGGTGGCGAAAACCCGGTGTTCCAGAAGAAGGGCCTGCTTTTGTCCCTGCCAGACGCCGTTTCCTGGGTGCTCGAGCACCGCTACATGCAGGGGCGCAGTAAACCTGAGGACTTCAAGTCCTTGAACGTTCCCACCTGCCCCGAATGCGCCGAAGAGCTCGTTTTCGAAGAGGGCTGCTACGTGTGCAAGGCCTGCGGCTTCACCAAGTGCGGATAA
- a CDS encoding glycosyltransferase family 1 protein: MNVKPRAVYITPSLGPWLEHLPAEVTVLNAPPGLLDLPAELAKSEIVPDVIFQDELLTPRTLVKGLEQFDCPKVFWTQDPHLNHYWQAPYASLFGAVACTQKAWLEPFRQAGAGKVGWVTWCERFGPCIAHSQRGHPVAFVGRVTQFRPVRRLFVEYLQSLFPIRVETEIPYGEVQSVYSQTRLAPNESIQGEITQRLFAAAAVGCLVLEPHAENGLEELFEPGREVVTYSEALELGEVVRYYLKNPELAEKIGRAAWERTEREHRPENRVQALWQLAMEAPPAACGLDGKRQFWLAAARCLESSLLPVTLEEVLAGLQPYQDEAECFTAILRLLVLAGQSAQALALAARNALAGFAPTDVSFRTSACALALRQGELGLARSLFTTFQAATGSPVQDVDSPASLYAAMAETLARNGLPWRPGFPFDSERHLPATASECYTMSLSMDAENPAVMRKAEALLKGIPGSELARMGYLSQLSLRNREDFLLSFSLGLVDLKTFRVPEGLEELRLARAQAAAQGKSARFERMLAAQDPKGLIRASL; this comes from the coding sequence ATGAACGTAAAACCCAGGGCGGTCTACATCACGCCGAGCCTCGGCCCATGGCTCGAGCATCTTCCCGCGGAAGTGACGGTGCTGAACGCTCCTCCGGGGCTATTGGATCTTCCGGCTGAATTGGCAAAGAGCGAAATAGTGCCTGATGTCATTTTTCAGGACGAGTTGCTCACTCCGCGTACACTCGTGAAAGGTCTGGAACAGTTCGACTGCCCCAAGGTGTTTTGGACCCAGGACCCCCATCTCAACCACTATTGGCAGGCTCCCTACGCGAGTCTTTTCGGGGCCGTAGCCTGCACCCAGAAGGCTTGGCTCGAACCCTTCCGTCAGGCCGGTGCGGGCAAGGTGGGATGGGTAACCTGGTGCGAGAGGTTCGGCCCTTGTATTGCGCACTCTCAGAGGGGGCATCCCGTGGCGTTTGTGGGGCGGGTGACTCAGTTCAGGCCAGTGAGACGGCTTTTCGTGGAGTATCTTCAGTCTCTTTTCCCCATCCGAGTGGAAACGGAGATCCCCTATGGAGAGGTACAATCCGTGTATTCACAGACGCGGTTGGCCCCCAATGAATCCATCCAGGGCGAGATAACCCAGCGGTTGTTCGCGGCGGCAGCGGTGGGGTGCCTTGTCCTGGAGCCACATGCCGAAAACGGGCTCGAAGAGCTTTTTGAGCCGGGCAGGGAAGTGGTCACGTACAGCGAAGCGCTCGAGCTGGGTGAGGTGGTTCGATATTATTTGAAAAACCCGGAGCTGGCCGAGAAGATCGGCCGGGCCGCCTGGGAGCGGACCGAACGGGAGCACAGGCCGGAGAACAGGGTGCAAGCCCTTTGGCAACTGGCCATGGAGGCACCACCAGCTGCATGCGGTTTAGATGGGAAGCGCCAATTCTGGCTGGCGGCGGCGCGCTGCCTGGAATCGTCCCTCTTGCCCGTAACCCTCGAGGAAGTCCTTGCCGGGCTCCAGCCGTATCAAGACGAGGCGGAGTGCTTCACGGCAATATTACGTTTGCTGGTCCTGGCGGGACAATCGGCTCAGGCTCTGGCTCTGGCGGCCCGGAATGCCCTGGCTGGATTCGCGCCAACCGATGTTTCCTTTCGGACCAGCGCATGCGCCCTTGCCTTGCGACAGGGAGAGCTCGGGCTTGCCCGGAGCCTCTTCACAACATTCCAAGCCGCCACCGGCTCCCCGGTTCAGGATGTGGACAGTCCCGCGTCCCTGTACGCGGCCATGGCCGAGACCCTGGCTCGAAACGGCCTGCCCTGGAGGCCGGGGTTTCCTTTTGACAGCGAACGCCATCTCCCGGCCACAGCCAGCGAATGCTATACGATGAGCTTGTCGATGGATGCGGAGAACCCAGCGGTGATGCGCAAGGCGGAAGCTTTGCTCAAAGGCATTCCGGGCAGCGAGCTGGCCCGCATGGGGTATTTAAGCCAGTTGTCCCTTCGAAACCGTGAGGACTTTCTGTTGAGTTTTTCATTGGGCCTTGTCGATTTGAAAACCTTCCGCGTGCCCGAGGGGCTCGAAGAACTACGGTTGGCGCGCGCTCAGGCAGCTGCTCAGGGGAAGTCAGCACGATTTGAGAGGATGCTGGCCGCCCAGGACCCCAAAGGCCTTATCCGGGCATCCCTCTAA
- a CDS encoding DNA-3-methyladenine glycosylase I, translated as MSLLVGPDGNRRCPWPGSDPVYVDYHDREWGTPLRDDRGLFELLVLEGFQAGLSWLTILKRREGFRLAFQGFDPSVIVAYGPREHERLLADPGIIRNRLKVEAASANAKAFLAVQHRHGSFSDYLWGFVDGKPVVNAWERIDQVPASTPLSDAVSRDLKSLGFKFVGTTIAYAFLQSCGLVNDHLLGCFRRAELVSPRT; from the coding sequence ATGAGCCTGCTGGTAGGGCCGGACGGGAACAGACGTTGTCCCTGGCCCGGCAGCGATCCCGTGTATGTGGACTATCACGACAGGGAATGGGGAACCCCTCTGCGAGACGACAGAGGGCTCTTCGAGTTGCTGGTGCTGGAAGGCTTCCAGGCGGGGTTGTCCTGGCTCACCATCCTCAAGCGGCGCGAAGGCTTTCGCCTAGCGTTCCAGGGGTTCGATCCGAGTGTAATAGTAGCATACGGTCCCAGGGAGCACGAACGCCTCTTGGCCGACCCGGGTATCATCCGCAACAGGTTGAAGGTGGAAGCGGCCTCGGCCAATGCCAAGGCTTTTCTGGCGGTGCAGCACCGGCACGGCAGCTTCTCCGACTATCTCTGGGGATTTGTGGACGGCAAGCCGGTGGTCAACGCTTGGGAACGAATTGATCAGGTTCCGGCGTCGACGCCGCTTTCGGATGCGGTCAGCCGCGACCTCAAATCCCTGGGATTTAAATTCGTGGGAACCACCATCGCCTATGCATTTCTCCAATCCTGCGGTCTGGTGAACGACCACCTGCTGGGTTGTTTCAGACGCGCGGAACTCGTTTCTCCCCGAACATGA
- a CDS encoding radical SAM protein — translation MRYPQHATIMNNTLFPVMAGNAVAETPTFPQEIMFTTTVKCNYRCRMCYQEQFDKPEMAWDVVEKMRDAMYFADIMQIIGGEPMVYKHFKEMVALANQTSTKVRITTNGSLMDEEMRRFIVENQVFNIKLSADAGTAKTYKYIRGGNFMRFVNNVLELSKLKVRTGSALPILEFNFVAQKSNVAELPKLLALADSIGIHQVNVYYMNCTREDWIEESLYFHQEYSDECMLKAAAAAKSIGIPINLPILFNSTAPAETRVFTSCNEPWRLFMVNMDGDVNICCGGAPSMGNLAKSELMDIWNGPLLTNLRRTVNSSDKPDYCKKCVGKMQKVDAIYTHFSTALADKLLAGELMPIKAAS, via the coding sequence ATGCGCTATCCGCAACATGCCACAATAATGAACAATACGTTGTTCCCGGTCATGGCCGGGAATGCCGTGGCTGAGACCCCCACCTTCCCCCAGGAAATCATGTTCACCACCACAGTAAAATGCAACTACCGTTGCCGGATGTGTTATCAGGAGCAATTCGACAAACCGGAGATGGCTTGGGACGTGGTGGAGAAAATGAGGGACGCCATGTACTTCGCCGACATCATGCAGATAATCGGCGGGGAACCGATGGTGTACAAACATTTCAAAGAGATGGTGGCGTTGGCCAACCAAACCTCCACCAAGGTGCGCATCACCACCAACGGCTCACTCATGGACGAGGAGATGCGCCGTTTCATCGTCGAGAACCAGGTGTTCAACATCAAACTGAGCGCGGATGCCGGAACAGCCAAGACCTACAAGTACATCCGGGGCGGGAATTTCATGCGCTTCGTGAACAACGTGTTGGAGCTCTCCAAGCTCAAGGTTAGGACAGGCTCAGCCTTGCCGATACTCGAGTTCAACTTCGTGGCCCAGAAATCCAATGTGGCAGAACTGCCGAAGCTCCTGGCCTTGGCTGATTCCATCGGCATACACCAGGTGAATGTCTATTATATGAACTGCACCCGTGAGGATTGGATCGAAGAATCCCTCTATTTCCACCAGGAGTATTCTGACGAGTGCATGCTCAAGGCAGCGGCGGCCGCAAAGTCGATAGGTATCCCCATCAACCTTCCTATCCTTTTTAACTCAACTGCCCCGGCGGAAACCCGCGTGTTTACGAGCTGCAACGAACCTTGGCGGCTTTTCATGGTGAACATGGATGGCGATGTCAACATCTGTTGCGGAGGGGCACCCTCGATGGGCAACTTGGCCAAGTCGGAACTCATGGACATCTGGAACGGGCCTTTGCTTACCAACCTGCGCCGCACCGTGAACAGTTCGGACAAACCGGACTATTGCAAAAAATGTGTGGGTAAGATGCAGAAAGTGGACGCGATCTACACTCACTTTTCCACCGCCCTGGCCGACAAGCTGCTGGCCGGAGAGCTTATGCCCATAAAGGCAGCCTCTTAA
- a CDS encoding radical SAM protein — MEYTQNLKDLNELANSVYMTNHVGQVNSFPEFITVMPLVKCNYNCIMCAESERDSDKELSELALSRLEPILPFARTLFITGGEPLMYSHLERMLQSGAKAGCNLWMVSNGSLLTERKREMLLDAGLSQIKISLDAATPKTYKKIRGGNFFKVLSNIGALSELKLKHGVQLPSIQLGFVAMRSNIAELGKLAVIAGNLGVDSIYVSTCTIHHEHMLEESLYFHQEYADHHMLKAIEMARSAGVYLERPPLFSELAAKSLESLHQDRTGNMCREPWKTIFIRYDGSVNLCCGGGGSCGNLNDSTFFEVWNHPARVKARERVNTPDPLPACKACHTVKQTATNISSHIPDANLAKLGIERHGQTEEVKEAV; from the coding sequence ATGGAATATACCCAAAACCTTAAAGACCTAAACGAGCTGGCCAACAGCGTGTACATGACCAACCATGTGGGCCAGGTGAACTCCTTCCCCGAGTTCATCACCGTGATGCCGCTGGTCAAATGCAACTACAACTGCATCATGTGCGCAGAATCCGAGCGTGATTCGGACAAGGAACTCTCGGAGCTGGCCCTGTCCAGGCTCGAGCCGATCCTTCCTTTCGCAAGGACCTTGTTCATTACAGGCGGCGAGCCACTGATGTATTCGCATTTGGAAAGGATGTTGCAATCCGGAGCCAAAGCCGGATGCAACTTGTGGATGGTGAGCAACGGATCGTTGCTCACTGAGCGCAAGAGAGAAATGCTGCTCGATGCGGGCCTTTCGCAAATCAAGATCAGCCTGGATGCGGCCACGCCCAAGACCTACAAGAAGATACGCGGAGGTAACTTCTTCAAGGTTCTCTCCAACATCGGGGCTCTGTCCGAACTCAAGCTCAAGCATGGGGTACAGCTCCCGTCCATTCAGCTCGGCTTCGTGGCCATGCGCTCCAATATCGCTGAACTCGGAAAGCTGGCCGTGATAGCGGGCAACCTGGGAGTGGACTCCATCTATGTCTCAACCTGCACCATCCATCACGAGCACATGCTGGAGGAATCTCTCTATTTCCACCAGGAGTATGCCGACCATCACATGCTCAAGGCCATAGAAATGGCCAGGTCGGCCGGGGTGTACCTGGAAAGGCCGCCCTTGTTCTCGGAGCTGGCCGCGAAAAGTCTGGAGTCGCTCCATCAGGACCGTACCGGGAACATGTGTCGCGAACCCTGGAAAACCATCTTCATCCGCTACGACGGGTCGGTGAACCTGTGCTGCGGAGGAGGCGGAAGCTGCGGGAACTTGAACGACTCAACCTTCTTCGAAGTGTGGAACCATCCGGCCAGGGTGAAGGCCCGGGAAAGGGTGAACACCCCTGATCCGCTTCCGGCCTGCAAGGCCTGCCACACAGTGAAGCAGACGGCCACGAACATTTCGAGCCACATACCCGATGCGAATCTGGCTAAGCTCGGCATTGAACGTCATGGGCAGACCGAAGAGGTGAAAGAGGCGGTGTGA